From Spartinivicinus ruber, the proteins below share one genomic window:
- a CDS encoding ABC transporter transmembrane domain-containing protein — MESSIYRYILKHTLKDQILILLLTVFSFPLVYATLEVPKHIINDALNSNNVPETVWGYPVDQIDYLLILCFTFLGLVIINGGIKYILNVYRGVVGERMLKNLRFELYSRILRFPIPHFKKVSQGEIIPIVTAETEPLGGFIGEAFALPAFQGGLLVTYLFFIYNQDVILGIAATALYPLQLYIIPKLQRIVNQLGKQRVLAARRLGDKIGDSIGGIKEIHSFGTFQFERSKILDRLDHIFEIRYKIYKLKFFIKFLNNFLAKVTPFFFYSVGGYYVIQGELSLGALIAALAAYQDLDAPWKELLKYYQTKEDIRIKYEQIVYQFSPDNLLASHIQDGPVAPVNLQEQNLSTEHLYYGEHENVNIIDDVNITLPLNQHTAIVGNDNSGKSELVLLLTRLLTPRNGRINLATENLQTLSSATLSQHICYLDNSPHFFSGTIRQNLLYGLNIHPLESKSPAYSLQIEEPQFVDSWFQPSQLGFDSNQAVDNYLINMLTKLKMADDIYHYGLQGYLNPATDQDVMKQVIELRRAFRDAVQTSDMTDIIEFFDWTKYNDNLTVAENILFGSSREMMLDLNMLHKNTLIHQLLDDEGLMDTALTMGYEVAKMMLELFADVEPGSDLFERFSFIQAEEIGDYQTLMAKANKEQLYKLPRQQIEMLLSLVFQLTPARHRLGLLSEEICNKLLNVRKKLAKALKARHTTIIFYDSEEYNEALSIQENILFGKAVYGQARAQAKITACIDKLIASHDLIRPIMSYGLDYEVGTAGTRLSLAMRQKLALARALLKKPDLLVINQATSVLDLATESEIMSEVKHQMANKGLIWVLNRAEQAMHFDQTLVVDKGQVIEQGNYQQLIKGHP, encoded by the coding sequence ATGGAATCATCAATTTACCGCTATATTCTGAAGCACACCCTCAAAGACCAGATATTAATCTTATTATTAACTGTCTTCTCATTTCCTTTGGTGTACGCCACTTTAGAAGTGCCCAAACATATTATCAATGATGCCTTAAACAGTAACAATGTACCTGAGACTGTGTGGGGTTACCCGGTTGATCAGATTGACTATTTATTAATCCTTTGTTTCACCTTTTTGGGTCTAGTGATTATTAATGGTGGGATCAAGTATATATTAAACGTCTACCGTGGTGTGGTCGGTGAGCGTATGTTAAAAAACCTACGGTTTGAGCTGTATAGCCGCATTTTACGCTTTCCTATCCCCCACTTTAAAAAGGTATCCCAGGGGGAAATAATCCCAATTGTAACAGCCGAAACTGAACCCTTAGGGGGGTTTATTGGTGAAGCCTTCGCTTTGCCTGCCTTTCAAGGTGGATTACTGGTTACTTATTTGTTTTTTATTTATAACCAAGACGTGATTTTAGGCATTGCAGCAACAGCACTATACCCTTTACAGCTATACATTATTCCTAAACTGCAACGCATCGTTAATCAGCTGGGTAAACAACGGGTTTTAGCAGCACGACGGTTGGGGGATAAAATCGGTGATAGTATTGGAGGCATCAAAGAAATCCACAGCTTTGGTACCTTTCAGTTTGAGCGCTCAAAGATTTTAGATCGCCTGGATCATATCTTTGAAATTCGCTACAAAATATACAAATTGAAATTCTTTATAAAATTCTTAAACAACTTTCTGGCTAAAGTGACGCCTTTCTTTTTCTATTCTGTAGGAGGCTATTATGTCATTCAAGGTGAGCTATCACTTGGAGCACTCATTGCTGCTCTCGCGGCTTACCAAGACTTAGATGCCCCCTGGAAAGAGTTGTTAAAATATTACCAAACCAAGGAAGACATTCGCATCAAATACGAGCAAATTGTCTATCAATTTAGTCCTGATAATTTGCTTGCCAGCCATATTCAAGATGGGCCTGTCGCCCCTGTTAATCTGCAAGAGCAAAACCTAAGTACTGAACATTTGTATTATGGAGAACACGAAAACGTCAATATCATCGATGATGTCAATATTACTCTGCCTCTTAACCAGCATACCGCCATAGTGGGTAACGACAACAGTGGCAAAAGTGAGCTGGTTCTATTATTAACCCGACTATTAACACCCCGTAACGGTCGTATTAACCTGGCTACAGAAAACTTACAAACCTTGAGCAGTGCAACGTTAAGCCAGCATATCTGTTATCTTGATAATTCGCCTCATTTCTTTTCTGGTACCATTCGACAAAACCTGTTGTACGGCTTAAATATACACCCCCTGGAGTCCAAGAGTCCTGCTTACTCACTGCAAATAGAAGAACCTCAATTCGTTGACAGTTGGTTTCAACCGAGTCAACTGGGTTTTGATAGTAACCAAGCTGTTGATAATTATTTAATCAATATGCTAACCAAGTTAAAAATGGCAGATGACATCTATCATTATGGCTTGCAAGGTTATTTAAACCCTGCCACGGATCAAGATGTCATGAAGCAGGTTATTGAGTTAAGGCGGGCTTTTAGAGATGCTGTGCAAACCTCAGATATGACTGACATTATCGAGTTTTTTGATTGGACCAAATACAACGATAACTTAACGGTGGCTGAAAATATTTTATTTGGTTCCAGCCGAGAAATGATGCTGGATCTCAATATGTTGCATAAAAACACGTTGATTCATCAATTACTAGATGATGAAGGCTTAATGGATACAGCACTCACCATGGGTTATGAAGTCGCTAAAATGATGTTGGAGCTATTTGCCGATGTTGAGCCTGGCAGTGATTTATTTGAACGCTTCAGTTTTATCCAAGCAGAAGAAATTGGTGACTATCAAACATTAATGGCCAAAGCCAATAAAGAGCAGCTTTATAAGCTTCCTCGGCAACAAATCGAAATGCTGCTGTCTTTAGTCTTTCAGCTAACCCCAGCTCGCCATCGTTTAGGTTTGTTATCTGAAGAGATTTGTAACAAGCTACTGAATGTGCGTAAAAAGCTCGCCAAAGCACTAAAAGCCCGTCATACCACCATTATTTTTTATGATTCAGAAGAATATAATGAAGCGCTTAGTATCCAAGAAAATATTTTATTTGGCAAAGCAGTTTATGGCCAAGCACGTGCCCAAGCCAAAATAACTGCTTGTATTGACAAACTAATTGCTTCTCACGATTTAATCCGCCCCATTATGAGCTATGGCTTAGATTATGAGGTGGGTACGGCAGGCACTCGCTTATCCCTTGCCATGCGACAAAAGCTGGCTTTGGCCAGGGCACTCTTGAAAAAGCCAGACTTATTAGTCATCAATCAGGCAACCAGTGTATTGGATCTGGCAACTGAAAGTGAAATAATGAGTGAAGTTAAACATCAAATGGCCAATAAAGGTTTAATCTGGGTTCTCAATCGTGCCGAGCAAGCCATGCACTTTGATCAAACCCTCGTGGTTGATAAAGGCCAAGTCATTGAACAAGGTAATTACCAGCAGCTAATTAAAGGGCATCCCTAA